The region ATTTAAGGATCACATCATCCTCCGAATGCGTACACCTCGACATGGGCACACACAGCGAAATATCTAATACTAGGTCTTTACCTCCTAGCATTGGATCTAGTTCGGGGTCATAGTAAAATATTTTTGAAAGTGTTGCTTGCACCCCCATCGATGAGAAAATGAAATACTCATCGTAGACTGACGACACTGCCTTTTTTGTTTTCACATGGAATAGCTGGGCAAGCATTTCCTGTGCCTGTTCAAGAGTTCCTGCAAAACCGAACCGAATTCTAACCACTTTTGACATGACATCGCCTCTGACTAGCCGTTGCGTGTCGTGATGGCACTTACAGATTACGAGATTTGTCGGCAATACCTCTTCCATGACCTCGTTATCTTCCGAACAGACGTAGACGGGGCAATCCATGCAGGCCGCCGTCATAAGGGCGAGTATTATTGCGTACTCGAAAACCACGTCAGCATTGTCGTATAAATTGCCTGTCATCGAGGCATATATATTTATACTTATAACTGCATCGTTCCTGCTCAGTCGCGGGTCCCAGTCGGGATCGAAAAAGTCCCACTTGTATACCGATCCTTCTATTCCCATTGATTTAAAATAATAGACTGTGCTGCCATCTAGCGATGTGCCCCTTTGTAGCGGACTGTTGAATAGGTGCGATAGCCTCTCTTGCACCCGTTCGAGTGGGCTGTTGCAGTCGAAACGGATCTTTCGAGTTATTGGCATATAAGTTCCTTCAACTTACCAGTCACCCAGTCCGCCCCATTTCCAGTGACTGGGGTGTTCGTATTCCAATAGATAATTTTGTCGCACTTTCTTTAGGAAGAAGCCATCCCCAAATATCTCAATTGCATTCAGAGGTCCTCCACCTTCTGTCGAGTTCTTGAAGCGACGAATAAAAGACGGCGGGAGTCTTTTCGACTGAGTGATACAGCTGAGGTTATCAATCGTCTGTCACTTTGCCTTTGGCCGTTGTCCTGAAACGCTGCATGGCGATTCCTAAAAAGCCCCCGTCCCCATTTATCATCTCCAGGCTAGGCCTAACAACTATCGCACCAGTTTCTGGATTGCTTCTTTTACTGGGACGTCCCCGTCGGTTAGTTCGATGATCTCGCGGCGGATTTGTGGGGTGTCGATCAGTTCGGCTAACACGGCGGCTACGTTGCCTCGGGCCACGTTGCCATACGGCAAAGCCAAACCGGCGGCGACTTGGCCGTTGCCTTCTTCGGTGACCAACGTGCCAGGCCGGAGGATGACCCAATCGAAGTCGGTGGCGGCCAACGCGTTGTCGGCCATGCGTTTGGTTTTGATGTAATGCTCGAAACCTTCTTTCCGCTCCGCATCGCGGCGAGCATCGGGAAACGCCGAAACGACGTACAGCCGCTTGATGCCGTTCGCTTTCGCGGCATCCATCATCTTGATCACCCCGCCACCGTCGATCGCGGTTGTTCGCTCTGGCCCACTGCCTGCCGCCCCGGCCGAAAAGACCAACACGTCGCAACCCTTGGTCGCTTCGGCCAGCTGTTCGGTGGTTATGTCGATGATATCAGCGAGCACCCCTTTCGCACCTGCCGCTTGCAACTGTTCGGCTTGCTCTGGCTTGCGATGCAGACCTGTCACTTCGTGCCCAGCGGCAACCAACTTCGGCACCAACCGCGACCCAACACCTCCGGTCGAACCAATGATAAAGACGTGACTCATCGCTTCTCCTTCTGCTCGAAACGTTCTCAGGCATCGCCCAAAATCAGACGACGATGCGTTGTCTCACCATAACGGCTCTCGCACCGTCAAGCCACACCTGGCAATGCTACGGCTGCTGGCCGAGCAGAAGTTGCCGAAAAGATCGTCTGGAAGTGGAAGCGTTTCGTGGCGTGCCCCTATTGTACGCAAGTATGCGCACACTTTGCCAAAAGTATTTACGACCTTTTGATCAATACCGCGCGGAGATCACCCTGCGCAAACTCGCCATACTCGCCTGTTTTTCTGCCCATGAAGGACGACAAGACACCGCGATTGAGATCGTTTCCGGCAGGCGACTGTCGGCCGATTGGCGCATGAAAAACGGCACCTCGCGAAGGTGCCGTTTTTGGTTTGAAATGTTAAGCTATTGGCCATTAGGAGGCAGGATCTTTGCCGTCGATCCATGGGCCTTCCAGCTTCTGATGGTCTGGATCGTTGATGGTCGAACCTTTGTCGCCAGCTTTCCAGCCAGGGACATGCTCAGGCTTGCCACGTTCCTTGGAGACTTTCTCCCACTTCTTCGACCAGGAACCGTCTGCTTCGCTGATCGTCATCGTTTCGTCGTCGAAGCGATAAACTTTGCCTTCGCGATAGCTGCGTGCACCAAGGTTCACCAACACGATTGCCGCGGCGCCGAGATCTGGTGGGTTGTTACACGACTGCGGCTCGTTGTTCTCGATCGCAGCGATCCAGTTCTCGAAGTGTGCCTTCGTCTGATCTTTCGGTGCTTCCTGGGAAGCCTTCATCACCTGACGTTCGTACGGCAGAACGGTTGGGCTGATGTGCGTGACTTGAGGTCGTTCCGGAACGAACGTGAATTCGCCGGAGCTATCTGGTCGATCGAACAGAATCGAACCGTCGTGTCCACGAACCAGTTGTTCAACTGGGGTTTCCGAGGCAGCCATCGTCGCGGTGACGAGACCTTGGCAGCCTTCGTTAAATTCGGCCACAACGGTCGCAACGTCTGGCACTTCGCGGCCGTCATATTCGAGGTAAAGACCACCGCTGCCGGTGATGCGAGCTGGGTAACGTAGCCCGGTTGCCTTCATCATCTGCGTGGTTCGGTGGACGAACAAGTCGGTGAACATCCCGCTACCGAATTCCCAGAAACGTCGCCACTGAGCAAACACGGCACGATCGAATGGCTGATCTTCGGCCAAACCTTCTTCCACACCCAGAAATCGCTTCCAATCGATCGTCTTAGGCGACATGTCTTTCGACAACTTGTAATAGCGCCACTGGCCGAGGTCGGAGTTACGGAAGTATTCAGTCTGATACATCAGGACTTTGCCGAGCAGACCTTCGTCGATCTTTTCTCGTGCTGCATCCCAAATCGGGAGGCTGGTCCCTTGAACGCCGACCTGCATGACTTTGCCGCTGTCTTTCCAGACGCGGACCAGTTCGATCGCTTCTTCGACCTGCTTGACCATCGGCTTTTCGCAATAGACATGCATGTCGCCTTGCAGGGCTTCGATGGCTTGAATGGCATGCCAGTGGTCTGGCGTACCGATGCTGACAGCGTCGAGGTTTTCCTTGGCGTACATGTCGCGGAAGTCGACGTAGCGAGCAACTTTGCCGCCGTTTTCTTTTTCGATATAGTCGGCGGCGCGATTGCGGTTGTGCTCGTAGACATCGCAAACGGCGACCAATTCGATGTTGGCCCCTTCCTTCGCGATCTTCGAGAGGCTCTTAACGTGGGCACCGAAACCACGTCCACCGACACCGACGAAACCGATACGGAGCTTCGAGTTGGCGTCGGCAGCTTGCGACTTCTGGGCCTGCATGGCAAGCGAAGTCGCCGCAACGCCGGCGGCGGATGATTTCAAAAAAGTTCGACGCGATGCATCGGAAGCGCTCATGAGCGAAGGTCTCCATCGATGGTTAGGCAGGATAATTTGTAGATTCTGGCGAGACTAGTCGCACGTTCTATCAAACCAAGAGCGACCGCGAAAAACAATATCCCATTTGCGCAATAGTCTCTCACTTACCCCTCGATAGGAATAATTTCGTGCTGTGAAGCACTCGCCTAGAATCGCTTCGATTTGGCCAAGAAAAGTTTGATTTCGGCGAATACCCATTCGAGCCCAGCGATTTATCGCGGGAATACGTCTTCCAGACGAAGCGAAACTTCACATGTGTTGAGACGTAACTACCCAATTGGAGCGATAGAATCGACTTCGCGGCGTTTTGCGTCTTATCCTGTTTCTGAAACGGAGGTGGAAGTCATGTCTCGTCTTGTTGCGTTTGCTTTTCTGTTCTCGTTAACGTGCTGTTTCGTTCAGCCGACCGTCTACGGCCAAGATGCCGCCGGCGATACGCCGATGGTGGAAGCAGCCGCCGCCCCGGAAGCTGGCACTCCGCAAGCAACCGAAGAGGAAGCCCCTAAGGAGCAACTAGCCGAACCAGAGGAAGTCAACGAACCCAAAGGAGAACTTCCAACCCACTTGGAAGACATCGCCAAAAGTGTTGACGATTCCGAAACGGCTAAGGAGACCAGTGCAGGCATTTTAACGCCCATTTACCTGGTCGCCGAAGCGTTGGAATTCCCTGCGTTTCATTGGCTGGCGTTCGCATTGATGCTCTCCGGTGTGATCGGTTTTGCCCTGCAGTTGGTCATCGGAAAACTGGTCGTCGTGGCCCATCTCGGCTTCAGCATTCGCGAGATCCTGTCGGACGTGCTCAGTTTTGTGATCAGCCTGGTCGGTCTCGTACTGACGACGCAAGCTGCGGCTCAAAACTCGACGTTCACACAAAGTCCGTTCGCGGTTCTTTCGGCCAGCGTTGTCGGCTTGATCTTG is a window of Bremerella sp. TYQ1 DNA encoding:
- a CDS encoding SDR family oxidoreductase gives rise to the protein MSHVFIIGSTGGVGSRLVPKLVAAGHEVTGLHRKPEQAEQLQAAGAKGVLADIIDITTEQLAEATKGCDVLVFSAGAAGSGPERTTAIDGGGVIKMMDAAKANGIKRLYVVSAFPDARRDAERKEGFEHYIKTKRMADNALAATDFDWVILRPGTLVTEEGNGQVAAGLALPYGNVARGNVAAVLAELIDTPQIRREIIELTDGDVPVKEAIQKLVR
- a CDS encoding Gfo/Idh/MocA family oxidoreductase; its protein translation is MSASDASRRTFLKSSAAGVAATSLAMQAQKSQAADANSKLRIGFVGVGGRGFGAHVKSLSKIAKEGANIELVAVCDVYEHNRNRAADYIEKENGGKVARYVDFRDMYAKENLDAVSIGTPDHWHAIQAIEALQGDMHVYCEKPMVKQVEEAIELVRVWKDSGKVMQVGVQGTSLPIWDAAREKIDEGLLGKVLMYQTEYFRNSDLGQWRYYKLSKDMSPKTIDWKRFLGVEEGLAEDQPFDRAVFAQWRRFWEFGSGMFTDLFVHRTTQMMKATGLRYPARITGSGGLYLEYDGREVPDVATVVAEFNEGCQGLVTATMAASETPVEQLVRGHDGSILFDRPDSSGEFTFVPERPQVTHISPTVLPYERQVMKASQEAPKDQTKAHFENWIAAIENNEPQSCNNPPDLGAAAIVLVNLGARSYREGKVYRFDDETMTISEADGSWSKKWEKVSKERGKPEHVPGWKAGDKGSTINDPDHQKLEGPWIDGKDPAS